Within Wyeomyia smithii strain HCP4-BCI-WySm-NY-G18 chromosome 2, ASM2978416v1, whole genome shotgun sequence, the genomic segment GCCAACATGTGTGTGTACGGTGGCCGCGAAAAAGGTCATGtcaattttgtttattggcccaaaAATTTGAACTGTGCCAAATTTCAGCGCAATCGGACATTAAGCGCTcaaatattttatgttttgaccctcgaaaatggACTAATTAGTAATTTAAGtaatttttcatatattaaCCGTCAACTTTCTACGtatgttttcttttttactaaacggcatcaacattttgatacGAAGTACGCAGAATTAAGAGCCGCGCAGTATTAGGGCGCCTCACGGTAGACGATATGATATTTGCGAACAGGAACAGTTGTTTAAGATTTTATGCTGAGATGTTTAAACAACCTATCTTGCCAATCAGGTGCTGCGTAGTTAATTCGAATCGAAGATCATCATCAGATCAtcagaattttaaaaaatatttttcagaattcaaATATAAATGTCGCAAAAAAAGTTCGTATGAGAAAAccaaatagcgaatttctttattcccagAGCACACCTGGTTTTGACCTGAAGCCAAACTAACTGCTGCCAAAACTCTTCTTTTTTCGCTTGgttttgacccagtattgaccTTACAACACCTCCGAAGCGCACcgtaaaatttgtgttttagcATCCCAAAACCTAAGATCGTAAAAACACACTATATATCATATTTCTTACTTGAGTCGTGAATCGCAATTTCATTTCTTTATTTCTAGGTAGGTTGGCTGACCCAGTGGAATAAGAAATTCGCTATGAACCGATTGATAAGgcgttttttcgaaaattacctATGAGTTATTGAGAGACATGTGAGTGCAATTAATAAATATTTGCAGAGCCCGCATCTCACGAACGTAGAATTATTTTCCCTAACTCATTTGCACATATTCTAGACAATTtgctacttcaaaaatatagcTTATTTTAATATTATGTCAGAAAGAATTATAGAAAACCAATTATTAGAATATGCTATTTATTATTTGATACGCTCTCTTTGACATATTTCTTTCTCATATTTCACATAGCTCAATAGGTTCAATTAAGTATGGCAAAATACTAAGCAAAATCGTGTTTTTAATCATTCGAtattaatcaaaaaacaaacaataatattacactttgatattttcaataaaaataaacttttaaaaGATGAACGACAGCACAAAtacgcaaaacgagaaaatcatGGAAACAGTTCTATCTTCATTCTATCGTAACACATCTTTTACAACTCTGTCCCCTGAGGTACACCAGTTCTTTTGTGTGCTATTATGGAATTCTGAAAGGCACTACCAGGTTCTCGGTATGTTTCACTTTGATCTCTGCCACGGCTATATTTGCCTTCTGCACCATGCCACGAATCTATCGATAAAATGAAAATAGTGTTTAGCGACAAATTTTGGGCTTTGTGGTTCTCTCACAGACGACGTTCAACTTACCATATTTAAATCATCTGGTGAAATTGGCACAGAGGCTAGCATCGATTCCGGATTGGGAATATCTTTGAATAACCCTTTAATTGAAAGTAAAAAGTTGGAAGTTATTGCAATAGttatatttcatttgtttttgtaaGGTATAGTAGGGAGCCAAGGGCAGGGTCACTGGTGTTTTGAGGCACCGTTCatgctatagctttgctaaGATGATTGGCACAACAGCATCAGTAACCAGCTGGTAAATCAAATTCTATGTAACTAACTAGAATGACCCTGGGCATTTAACAAAGATACTGTTTTGTTAGGATAGCATCTTGGCAAGACTCCTGAATCATAACCAGTCaattgtgtgtgtctgtatgtgtgtgtctaCACACTTTATCTTGTCTGGTACGGACCCATGGAACCGCAaggaaatcagagtgaactgattcttttttcCGGCACACGCGTTATTATTCGCACATGGTTAAATGTTCTGATCCAGTTGCATCGAAATCCAAGTtgcaaacaaattaattttattcTATATCGCCGAAGACGGAGGTAGGTAATTTCGAGATGTGAAAGAAACGTAGCGTCAAAGATATTCAGCGTGTCACAGAGATTTCAAATTAACCAAACCACTTTCACTTGATTATGAATGGTAATCCATAGTTGCCTACATGTTCAATAAGTCCTGTAACATCATACAGcaccatcaaaattaggttgtcaagtctCTTGCCGCTACGTGAAAATATCACCAGTCAATAGTGTTATTAAATCATAAGATATTATGTCATTGGTTCATAAATACAGTATAAGATTACAGTATttgtcattatttcaaaacatgatgtcaaattCCATCAACGGTTTCGATTTTAGATGTTTTGGAATATCGCCATGTAGTTTCCGATTTTTTCAAAGGTATTGTCCTACAAATTCGCTGAATGTATTCAAGTGTAGGGAAACCCTTTATGAAACGTGTGTTTATTGATATTGTCAAGCAACATTCTCACATAGGAGATTGCCGAGATCAGAGTAGAAAAGACTAAGGCATTGGAATCAAACGCTCATCATCTCCCTCAGCTCACATCCGCAACCGGGAAGCGCGCGCCCTCTGGGCTGTAAAGCTCTCATACAATAGTTGTGTGGCCACATCTTAAAGCTATAAGAACTCAGATTGGAGCTCAACCAAGCTCAAGGAAGTTATTGCAATAGTTATGAagtcaaaatatttttagaaagaaagtaccaaaatattgttcaagAAACTGATTATCCTTATTACTGATCAGCTAGTTAATTCCTATATTAGTGGTTTGGTTAAGCAAGGATTGTGAAATTTATCCCCACCATTTTCGGCTAGCCATATTTATATACGTTTTTCAATTGTTAtatgaaacgaaaaaaaaaaatagcttaaAAATGTGAGGATCAGCTAGAAGAGAACAGCATTTGGTaatttaaaaaactgatatTGCTCTTCTTGAATAAAGGGGTGCAAAGCTTACGTATAAACATGACTTTCGTGGTCTAACAATGTTCCAGAAGTAAAtgctaattttctttttttttattctcgcttattttccgtcggtctagttccgccactgttgtggccaatcaccgacgcccagggaggcgactccacacccagtaccctaactcacgacccgtttattaacggaccggcgccaacggctttacttcctcatgcgatggaaggcgtgatcccagagatttttcgcctcagaaaatctcccggtgtcggctaggattgaatctagaccagttgggttggttgtgagtggatcacgccacctcacaaccatcgacacctatgtcggcggtgggattcgacccaggcgtcgagcgtggttggcggagacgttaccaaccacactaggcccccgctacaaTGCTAATTTTCTTCTTtataattaaatttcaattacttAAGGAATCAGCAAAGTTGTCGCAAAGAAAGCAGAGCTTGTGTTTTTCGCCGAGTTTGTTGGAAATACTCCATTCTTGGTATAATTGTTTGTACTTACCTACATAACTTGCACTATTTGGGTGTGGCACAGAACTCCACTGTTGAGCCAATCTTTGTGAGTACACTTTTACTCGATCGTTGTACTCCTGAGGTTCGATGTTGTGGATATCCATAGCTGCCACATCGATTACGTTCCTGCGGAAGAATAATAGAGCAAATCAACATTTCACTACTCATGTTTCTATTTGAAATATTAAACTCACGCTGCGGTTTCTtgaataattttgttcaatgcaGAAACATCATCCTTCTTTGGCACCGAATTCGGGAACTCTTGACTGAGGTCTTCACTATTGGACCTTCGTACAGCTGGGCTGTTGCTCACAGGATTGTCTAGTAAATGCGTCCTTTCATTTGGTTCATTGCCCTTCAGAGAGAAATAAAATTACCTTATGAAccaatattcaaacaaaaaataacataaattatACTATCGTAACCCTACCTGTGCTGAAGAATCTTCCTGACAAGTGAAACAACTAGCTGCGTAGTTTAACAGCGTACGAATGCAATCCATTTTTGTTTATAATGCACAACAGCAACCAACAAATCAAAGCTTAAAGTTCCAATTCATTAGTGCGATATGAGAATATTAAATGAAAAAAGCATTTATTTTGTGAGTAAACCTTTTGCGATTTTGGATTGATTATCTTTGTTTTGATCTGTCTTTTCTGTCATTCGACAAGGAACCTTTTAATTTTACCGAATTACTGTATGTGTTATGCCAACTGGCAGAAATTAGGTTCGAGTCTTTGATAAATTCGAGCAAATCACTATAACAGACATTGATGCCAGATGTAAGTACTAGActcagtgatggcatgaactcatGCAAAGTTTAACTGAGTAACACCACATACATTAGACAtagtaacactcaggaagaaatcttccaaaaaagttggtacaaaatgaactactcgaatggtatcACACTCTggataaaatcactgtttgagttgtttttgaaggcagtgtaataattacgtaagcatatttttccacttttccaAACCCCCCTCCCgcccttgtaagacatcgtaggATTTTTTGAAACCCCCCCTCCTCCAGGGAGGATCTTACTGCCAGCATatatggatttttattttagttttatcattatgaaacaagcacaatatttcttttttttttcttctgtcctTCATTCAAGTAATTCTGTAATTtcctttttatgaattttaccgtccacgttttcatgaacatggttatttgaacagGTTCTttcgtaagataatcaattccctccctcccttgtaaaatagcgtaagaaaattgcacacacCCCCTCCCGCATATTTggttacgtaattattgaacggccccctactcgaaaaatgcggcattgattttgtaaataactttttgatagttccttatgggattttctttggggctcgataaagtcaataaaaagaaaattcatttggttcattatttatcCAGCAGTTTGACGGGACGAGGTTGGGCAACttgtaccagaaaaaacgccagtgttacgtatgtcttatgtatgtgatattACCCATAATCAgttgaacaatatttttttctagcatGTTACTTCTTTAATGTCAACTGGCATCCTTGGCGACCGGCACATTTCCTCCACGTCAAAAGTGAACAGCTGTCAAAGAAGAATTTACAATCAAACAGTGTTTACATCTGAGGTTATCACTGAGTCTTAGCGAAATGATCAGATCATTTCACTGTAGTAGGTATTTGGCAGCAATAAAAATCAATATCCGTTCGTCTTCAAACGGAGAAAATCAAGAGTAACAGTAAAATTATGGTGTGCCTCTGCAACCTGTAAGTACAGCAACGTATTTGATCCATATTTGCACTAACTATTTGTAATAATGTCTCCTTTTAGGATTTATGTGCTACTTTTCATCGGTTCGTTCAGTTTAATTTGCTTGCTGACAATTTTCCTGCTACTAAGGCAGCTAATAAAAAGTCGGAAAATCAAACGTCGTACCAACAATGACAACGATAAATACGTGGCTCTTTTTCATCCATACTGCAACGCCGGAGGAGGTGGTGAACGTGTTCTTTGGTGTGCTGTTAGAGCTTTGCAAAA encodes:
- the LOC129722486 gene encoding ragulator complex protein LAMTOR1 — translated: MDCIRTLLNYAASCFTCQEDSSAQGNEPNERTHLLDNPVSNSPAVRRSNSEDLSQEFPNSVPKKDDVSALNKIIQETAANVIDVAAMDIHNIEPQEYNDRVKVYSQRLAQQWSSVPHPNSASYVGLFKDIPNPESMLASVPISPDDLNMIRGMVQKANIAVAEIKVKHTENLVVPFRIP